A genomic region of Sulfobacillus acidophilus DSM 10332 contains the following coding sequences:
- a CDS encoding Glutamate-1-semialdehyde 2,1-aminomutase (PFAM: Aminotransferase class-III~COGs: COG0001 Glutamate-1-semialdehyde aminotransferase~InterPro IPR005814~KEGG: msv:Mesil_2410 aminotransferase class-III~PFAM: Aminotransferase class-III~PRIAM: Glutamate-1-semialdehyde 2,1-aminomutase~SPTR: Putative uncharacterized protein) produces the protein MMKSRDAVAILLQQELERFQETHPRSYALFQKARESLLDGVPMNWMVKWAGGFPVFVEEGHGAHFRDVDGHTYIDFCLGDTGSMTGHAPAALVDAVSKRLSQGTTFMLPTADAIWVGEELQRRFGLRYWQMALTATDANRFAIRLARQITGRSKILVFNWCYHGTVDETFITLTPEGPRPRRGNLGPPVDPAVTTKVVEFNDVEALRAALEPGDVACVLAEPVMTNIGIVHPAPGFHAALRAITRETGTLLIIDETHTLCAGPGGYTGEAHLEPDFLTVGKAIAGGIPGAVYGFSQSVGERIREHSSLADADTGGIGGTLAGNALSLAAMRVTLEQVLTSDAYRHTRELAERFLSGVQTVIHDYRLPWNVTRLGSRVEYWFRPDPARNGQEAAEHVDPLLDRYMHLYALNRGILMTPFHNMALMAPTTTAGDVDRHTEVFSAAVASLMN, from the coding sequence ATGATGAAATCTCGGGATGCCGTCGCCATTTTATTACAACAAGAACTCGAGCGATTTCAAGAGACGCATCCGCGATCTTACGCGCTTTTCCAAAAGGCCCGGGAAAGCTTGCTGGATGGGGTGCCCATGAACTGGATGGTCAAATGGGCCGGCGGTTTTCCGGTGTTTGTGGAGGAAGGCCACGGCGCTCACTTTCGGGATGTCGACGGGCACACCTATATTGATTTTTGTCTAGGCGATACCGGAAGTATGACCGGGCATGCGCCGGCGGCTCTGGTGGACGCGGTATCGAAACGCTTGTCGCAAGGAACGACGTTTATGTTACCGACGGCGGATGCGATTTGGGTGGGGGAGGAACTTCAACGCCGCTTTGGCTTACGGTACTGGCAAATGGCCTTGACCGCGACCGACGCTAACCGATTTGCTATCCGATTAGCCCGGCAGATCACCGGCCGGTCAAAAATTTTGGTCTTTAACTGGTGTTATCACGGCACGGTGGACGAAACCTTTATTACCCTGACGCCGGAGGGACCCCGACCCCGGCGGGGCAATTTAGGTCCGCCGGTCGATCCCGCCGTCACGACAAAAGTGGTGGAGTTTAATGATGTAGAGGCCCTGCGGGCTGCGCTGGAGCCGGGTGATGTGGCTTGTGTGTTGGCCGAGCCGGTCATGACCAATATCGGCATTGTTCACCCCGCACCGGGATTTCACGCGGCTCTTCGCGCCATCACACGGGAGACGGGAACCCTTCTGATCATTGACGAAACGCATACTCTCTGTGCCGGGCCCGGTGGTTATACGGGGGAGGCGCATTTAGAACCGGACTTTCTGACCGTAGGGAAGGCGATTGCGGGCGGGATTCCGGGAGCGGTTTACGGATTTTCCCAATCGGTCGGTGAACGCATTCGGGAACACAGTTCGCTGGCGGATGCCGATACGGGCGGTATCGGCGGGACATTGGCCGGTAATGCCCTATCGTTGGCCGCGATGCGGGTTACCTTGGAACAGGTACTAACCTCGGACGCTTACCGTCACACCCGGGAATTGGCTGAACGTTTCTTGTCCGGCGTCCAGACGGTCATTCACGATTACCGGTTGCCCTGGAACGTGACGCGTCTCGGATCGCGAGTGGAGTATTGGTTTCGACCGGATCCGGCTCGAAACGGGCAGGAAGCGGCCGAACATGTCGATCCCTTGCTTGACCGCTATATGCATCTCTATGCTTTGAATCGCGGTATTTTAATGACGCCGTTTCATAATATGGCCTTGATGGCGCCTACGACAACCGCCGGGGATGTGGACAGGCATACGGAGGTTTTTTCGGCGGCGGTTGCGAGCCTCATGAACTGA
- a CDS encoding Adenosylmethionine--8-amino-7-oxononanoate transaminase (PFAM: Aminotransferase class-III~TIGRFAM: adenosylmethionine-8-amino-7-oxononanoate transaminase~COGs: COG0161 Adenosylmethionine-8-amino-7-oxononanoate aminotransferase~InterPro IPR005814~KEGG: vei:Veis_3136 hypothetical protein~PFAM: Aminotransferase class-III~PRIAM: Adenosylmethionine--8-amino-7-oxononanoate transaminase~SPTR: Aminotransferase), which yields MARRWGPYTNMKSVLAQEPFVIDHAEGVYVYDEKGHRYLDAHAGLWLVNVGYGRQEIIEAMHTQAQKLAWFSSFGGIANRPSLDLAEYLVERLSPDGMVAVFFSNDGSEAVETALKLSRQYWKIRGRGTKTKFIGREKSYHGVTLGALSVAGISANRTAFEPLLADVRHTAAPDVFHCPHHPGDSFCTGGCIRELERLIGFENPDTIAAMILEPIQAAGGVIIPPPDYVRQVADLCRRHDILLIADEVVTGFGRLGDWTGSRHYGIRPDMMTFAKGITSGYMPLGATAVTREIWETFRQVPGDGPEFRHGNTYSGHPVACAAALANLAIIEREQLWLQAREIGPYLRKKLQEAENTWPQYLSEAGAEGLLGRIRIQGGTDAVEPGYWGLQVQAEMRRRGVIVRVAGDVVTFSPPLIVTADHIDVIISTLVDSVAAIFAP from the coding sequence TTGGCCAGGCGATGGGGTCCTTATACGAACATGAAAAGCGTGTTAGCCCAAGAGCCCTTTGTGATTGACCATGCCGAGGGGGTCTATGTTTATGACGAAAAAGGGCATCGCTATTTGGATGCGCACGCGGGCTTGTGGTTGGTGAACGTGGGGTATGGACGACAGGAAATCATTGAGGCGATGCATACTCAAGCCCAAAAGCTGGCCTGGTTTTCGTCTTTTGGCGGGATTGCCAACCGCCCCTCCTTAGACTTGGCCGAATACCTGGTGGAACGTCTGTCGCCGGACGGTATGGTGGCCGTGTTTTTTAGCAACGACGGGTCGGAAGCGGTGGAAACCGCCCTGAAACTGAGCCGACAATATTGGAAAATTCGTGGCCGCGGCACCAAAACGAAATTTATCGGCCGTGAAAAGAGCTATCACGGTGTTACCCTGGGGGCTTTGTCGGTGGCCGGCATCTCGGCTAACCGGACGGCGTTCGAGCCGTTGTTGGCCGATGTGCGTCATACGGCGGCCCCGGACGTATTTCATTGCCCTCACCACCCCGGGGATTCTTTTTGTACCGGTGGCTGCATAAGGGAGCTCGAACGGTTAATAGGGTTTGAAAATCCCGATACCATTGCGGCCATGATTCTCGAACCGATTCAAGCGGCCGGGGGAGTCATTATTCCACCCCCAGACTATGTACGGCAAGTGGCTGACCTTTGTCGGCGGCACGATATTTTGTTGATCGCCGACGAGGTGGTTACGGGCTTTGGGCGATTGGGAGATTGGACGGGGTCGCGTCACTATGGCATCCGCCCCGACATGATGACCTTTGCCAAGGGCATTACGTCAGGTTATATGCCGCTGGGGGCGACGGCAGTGACCCGGGAAATTTGGGAGACTTTCCGACAAGTACCGGGTGACGGGCCGGAATTTCGCCACGGGAATACCTATAGCGGCCATCCGGTCGCCTGTGCGGCGGCCCTGGCCAATTTGGCGATTATCGAACGGGAACAATTATGGCTTCAAGCGCGAGAGATCGGACCGTATTTGCGAAAAAAATTGCAGGAAGCCGAAAATACCTGGCCGCAATATCTGTCGGAAGCGGGCGCGGAAGGGTTATTAGGGCGTATACGCATTCAAGGCGGGACCGACGCGGTGGAACCGGGGTATTGGGGGCTTCAGGTTCAGGCCGAAATGCGTCGCCGTGGCGTCATCGTCCGGGTAGCCGGGGATGTGGTGACGTTTTCCCCGCCTTTAATCGTGACGGCGGACCACATTGATGTCATCATCAGTACATTAGTGGACAGTGTGGCCGCGATTTTTGCCCCGTAA
- a CDS encoding Putrescine aminotransferase (PFAM: Aminotransferase class-III~COGs: COG4992 Ornithine/acetylornithine aminotransferase~InterPro IPR005814~KEGG: cbe:Cbei_4934 putrescine--2-oxoglutarate aminotransferase~PFAM: Aminotransferase class-III~PRIAM: Putrescine aminotransferase~SPTR: Putrescine--2-oxoglutarate aminotransferase): MRYANQDVAQEAQRILGYIEKEVLSDADKQQILADSLENFPRYVTRAILESRKSYADDYAVAEWTDGGAVLKDLYGREYIDCLGGYGVYLFGHRHPRILQAVRHQLEHQALHSQELIDPLRGYLSKLVAMITPGDLQHSYLVNAGTEANEMALKLARLATGKKWFISTEKGFHGKTMGSLSATGKGLFRQPYLPLVPGFQHVPYGNAEAVETAIRQLILTGETVAGVIVEPIQGEGGVNIPPDDYLPRLRDICDRYECLLIVDEVQTGMGRTGKPFGVDHSGTVPDIMTLGKAFGGGVAPIAAMVTQDRWWGRMEDNPFILGSSTFGGNPLSAAAAISAIHVMVTEDVPGIVAKKGAYLLSRLQAVRQRHPQWLKDVRGRGFLIGLEFPDDATGYQVAKGLFRRQILVGGTLNNSRVIRIEPPYSISEAQMDTVVGALEEVLAAFSD, translated from the coding sequence GTGCGGTATGCAAACCAGGACGTGGCCCAAGAAGCCCAACGGATTTTGGGATATATCGAAAAAGAGGTATTGTCGGACGCGGATAAACAACAAATTTTAGCCGATTCCCTAGAGAATTTTCCACGGTATGTCACGCGCGCCATTCTGGAAAGTCGAAAATCCTATGCCGACGACTACGCGGTTGCCGAATGGACGGACGGCGGCGCGGTATTAAAAGATTTATACGGACGGGAATATATTGATTGCCTCGGCGGCTATGGCGTCTATTTATTCGGTCATCGGCATCCGCGGATACTTCAGGCCGTGCGGCATCAGTTGGAACATCAAGCGCTTCATAGCCAAGAACTGATTGATCCTCTACGCGGCTATTTGTCCAAATTGGTTGCCATGATAACGCCCGGCGATTTGCAACATTCGTATTTGGTCAATGCGGGCACCGAAGCCAATGAAATGGCATTAAAACTGGCCCGGCTGGCTACCGGTAAGAAATGGTTCATTTCCACGGAAAAAGGGTTTCACGGGAAAACGATGGGGTCGCTATCCGCCACGGGCAAAGGGCTATTTCGCCAACCTTATTTGCCCTTGGTGCCCGGGTTTCAACACGTGCCCTATGGGAACGCGGAGGCGGTCGAGACCGCCATTCGGCAATTGATTTTAACAGGGGAAACGGTGGCCGGGGTCATCGTGGAACCGATTCAAGGAGAAGGTGGGGTCAACATTCCACCGGATGACTATTTACCGCGCTTACGAGACATCTGTGACCGTTATGAGTGCCTGTTAATTGTCGATGAGGTGCAAACGGGCATGGGACGGACCGGGAAACCCTTTGGCGTTGACCATAGCGGGACCGTACCCGACATCATGACGCTCGGGAAGGCCTTTGGCGGTGGAGTAGCCCCGATTGCCGCCATGGTGACTCAAGACCGCTGGTGGGGAAGGATGGAGGACAATCCCTTTATTTTGGGATCGTCGACGTTTGGAGGAAATCCCCTTTCGGCTGCGGCGGCCATTTCCGCCATTCATGTGATGGTGACAGAGGATGTACCCGGTATTGTGGCCAAGAAAGGGGCTTATCTGTTGAGCCGACTGCAAGCGGTTCGGCAGCGCCATCCCCAGTGGCTTAAGGACGTCCGGGGCCGCGGGTTTTTGATCGGGTTGGAATTTCCCGACGATGCCACCGGTTACCAAGTGGCGAAAGGGTTGTTCCGCCGGCAGATCTTAGTCGGGGGCACGCTCAATAACTCGCGGGTGATCCGGATCGAGCCGCCTTATTCGATATCCGAGGCCCAAATGGATACCGTGGTGGGGGCGCTGGAGGAGGTGTTGGCCGCCTTTTCCGACTAA
- a CDS encoding Aminobutyraldehyde dehydrogenase (PFAM: Aldehyde dehydrogenase family~TIGRFAM: 1-pyrroline dehydrogenase~COGs: COG1012 NAD-dependent aldehyde dehydrogenase~InterPro IPR015590~KEGG: sma:SAV_2592 gamma-aminobutyraldehyde dehydrogenase~PFAM: Aldehyde dehydrogenase~PRIAM: Aminobutyraldehyde dehydrogenase~SPTR: 1-pyrroline dehydrogenase) encodes MQLRWPLWINGQWVNPDHFFSVINPATEEPAFEVAEAGLAEVEQAVSAALTAFRDGRWAKLPPAERQARLNRFADLLEAQQEDLVTAEVRQSGKPRKLVHYSDFLFSVDNVRYFAGISRHLEGRASAEYNGIHNSSIRREPVGVVAGIAPWNYPLMMAVWKLAPALAAGNSVILKPASLTPVTALMLGPLAQEAGIPDGVFNVLSGPGRLIGQRLVAHPDVAMISLTGDTGTGRQIMNQAAGRVKRLHLELGGKAPAVVFADADFEAAVQGITVGALVNSGQDCTAATRAYVQRPLYTPFVEALAEKFQTVRLGDPEAWTTDLGPLISQAQWDKVHQYVTDTRRRGGTIVLGGQKPADMGPGYFYAPTLVTGVEQDWPVVQEEIFGPVLVVMPFDSDDEAVRLANQVDYGLASSVWTRDVYRAQRLSRELEFGEVWINDHLPLTSEMPHGGLKQSGFGHDLSYYALEEYTVVKHVMSDIEGATVKPWHFTVLGDVPE; translated from the coding sequence ATGCAGTTACGCTGGCCGTTATGGATTAATGGACAATGGGTGAATCCCGACCACTTTTTTTCGGTGATCAATCCGGCCACGGAAGAACCGGCATTTGAGGTGGCGGAAGCTGGCTTGGCCGAAGTGGAACAGGCCGTATCAGCCGCCTTGACGGCATTTCGCGACGGTCGCTGGGCGAAGTTGCCGCCTGCCGAGCGTCAAGCGCGGCTCAATCGATTTGCGGATCTGTTGGAAGCGCAGCAGGAGGACTTGGTTACTGCTGAAGTGCGGCAATCGGGCAAACCCCGAAAATTGGTTCATTACTCGGATTTTCTCTTTTCCGTGGATAATGTCCGCTATTTTGCCGGCATTTCCCGGCATTTGGAAGGGCGCGCATCGGCTGAATATAACGGGATTCATAATTCTTCTATTCGTCGGGAACCCGTCGGCGTCGTGGCCGGGATTGCTCCGTGGAACTATCCCTTGATGATGGCCGTCTGGAAGCTGGCCCCGGCTCTGGCCGCGGGAAATTCCGTCATCCTTAAGCCCGCCAGTTTGACTCCGGTTACTGCGCTTATGTTAGGCCCCTTGGCGCAAGAAGCGGGAATTCCCGACGGCGTGTTCAATGTGCTGAGCGGGCCCGGCCGGCTGATTGGACAACGGTTGGTGGCGCATCCCGATGTCGCCATGATTTCCCTAACCGGAGACACCGGTACGGGGCGCCAAATCATGAATCAAGCGGCCGGTCGCGTGAAACGGCTGCACTTGGAGTTAGGGGGGAAGGCGCCCGCGGTGGTATTTGCCGATGCCGATTTTGAGGCGGCGGTACAAGGTATAACGGTGGGGGCCTTAGTCAATAGCGGACAAGATTGCACCGCCGCGACCCGGGCGTATGTCCAGCGACCGCTCTATACCCCATTTGTGGAGGCGTTAGCGGAGAAATTTCAAACGGTCCGGCTGGGTGATCCCGAGGCTTGGACAACCGACCTCGGGCCCTTGATTTCTCAAGCCCAATGGGACAAGGTTCACCAATATGTGACCGATACCCGTCGGCGAGGCGGGACAATTGTCCTGGGTGGACAAAAACCGGCCGATATGGGCCCGGGGTATTTTTACGCGCCGACGTTGGTGACCGGAGTGGAACAGGATTGGCCGGTGGTTCAGGAAGAAATTTTTGGCCCCGTCTTGGTGGTGATGCCGTTTGACAGTGATGACGAAGCCGTTCGACTGGCGAACCAGGTGGATTACGGCTTGGCCTCATCGGTCTGGACGCGGGACGTCTATCGCGCACAGCGCCTAAGCCGTGAACTGGAATTCGGGGAAGTGTGGATCAACGATCACTTGCCGTTGACGTCCGAGATGCCGCACGGGGGCTTAAAACAAAGTGGATTTGGACACGACCTGTCGTACTATGCGCTGGAGGAATATACCGTGGTGAAACACGTGATGTCTGATATCGAGGGGGCAACGGTTAAACCGTGGCACTTTACGGTGTTGGGGGATGTTCCGGAATAA
- a CDS encoding transcriptional regulator, PucR family (PFAM: Purine catabolism regulatory protein-like family; Bacterial regulatory protein, Fis family~COGs: COG2508 Regulator of polyketide synthase expression~InterPro IPR012914:IPR002197~KEGG: tsc:TSC_c12910 Crp family transcriptional regulator~PFAM: Purine catabolism PurC-like; Helix-turn-helix, Fis-type~SPTR: Transcriptional regulator, CdaR), producing the protein MMTVHDCLALPELSESQLLAGEGGLTRTVRLAHVVDEPDISRWVAPEVVVLTTAHNHPAEEAFWGQLFRDLAEQQVAALMIALGRYLPEIPPSALKVADELDLPVIALPWTLPFVRVTDAIHRQIIADHAISWTRVAELEVQVAEAAVHAHTLDDLLAIFSRLLGHPISLSEPGRDEPDTPVRRFPLPAPTLQKWTLLVQAADLDEPQSIVARQMAGVLAVWLLQQKLAKQTEFEVQATVLDRLLSGQWDDTSLARDRLRLLGVNPERRYRLLLLTLPDPLAPQSGMHTQIFDTARDIVTQSLGDRLLLMTTHSLGMTALLRDLPRDHWQSLFSRFFHRFPLSVGILSAPGRLTEMAPVQRTMIQMAPLMAGGQLHDMSDALLPAIVISLPSELMQALVAATWDRLADPVLRDTLLALIRVGGHRSEAAAALGVHRNTITNRIEQIEALLGRPLDTSFLGQLDLAFQWLRTRSTPAHGP; encoded by the coding sequence ATGATGACGGTCCATGATTGCTTGGCTTTGCCGGAGCTTAGTGAATCCCAGCTGTTGGCCGGAGAAGGAGGACTTACCCGCACGGTCCGGCTGGCCCACGTGGTGGACGAGCCGGATATTAGCCGTTGGGTTGCTCCCGAGGTGGTCGTGTTAACCACCGCCCATAACCACCCGGCAGAAGAGGCTTTTTGGGGTCAATTATTCCGGGATTTGGCCGAGCAGCAAGTGGCTGCCCTCATGATTGCCTTGGGACGCTATTTACCGGAAATTCCCCCATCTGCGTTGAAGGTGGCCGACGAATTGGATCTGCCGGTGATTGCGTTGCCCTGGACACTGCCCTTTGTTCGCGTCACCGATGCGATTCACCGACAAATTATCGCCGACCACGCAATCAGCTGGACGCGGGTCGCCGAGCTCGAAGTCCAAGTCGCCGAAGCGGCGGTCCATGCCCATACTTTAGATGATCTGCTAGCCATTTTTTCTCGCTTGCTCGGACATCCCATCAGTCTCAGCGAGCCGGGACGAGACGAACCGGATACCCCCGTTCGCCGCTTCCCCCTACCGGCTCCCACCCTGCAAAAATGGACTCTATTGGTCCAAGCGGCGGATCTTGACGAGCCCCAGTCGATTGTGGCCCGGCAAATGGCCGGCGTCCTGGCCGTGTGGCTATTACAGCAAAAGCTGGCGAAGCAAACCGAATTTGAAGTGCAAGCCACCGTTTTGGATCGCTTGCTATCCGGACAGTGGGACGATACGTCGCTGGCCCGCGATCGCCTGCGGCTCTTGGGCGTCAATCCGGAACGGCGGTATCGTTTACTTCTCCTCACGTTGCCTGACCCGCTCGCCCCCCAAAGCGGCATGCACACCCAAATTTTTGATACGGCGCGGGATATCGTCACCCAATCGTTGGGGGACCGGTTATTACTGATGACCACCCACTCGTTGGGGATGACCGCCCTGTTGCGAGACTTACCGCGAGACCATTGGCAATCCCTCTTTTCCCGTTTTTTTCACCGATTTCCCTTAAGTGTCGGCATTTTAAGCGCCCCCGGCCGACTCACCGAAATGGCGCCCGTCCAGCGAACCATGATCCAAATGGCCCCTCTCATGGCCGGAGGACAGTTGCACGACATGTCCGACGCCCTGTTGCCTGCCATCGTCATCAGCTTGCCCTCCGAGCTCATGCAAGCCTTGGTCGCCGCGACGTGGGATCGATTAGCCGACCCGGTATTGCGGGACACCCTTTTGGCGTTAATTCGGGTGGGCGGCCACCGCAGCGAAGCCGCTGCCGCGCTGGGCGTCCACCGCAACACCATCACCAACCGCATTGAACAAATTGAGGCCCTGTTGGGGCGTCCGTTAGACACGAGTTTTCTGGGGCAACTCGATCTGGCTTTTCAGTGGCTCCGAACCCGATCGACACCCGCTCACGGACCTTAG
- a CDS encoding agmatinase (PFAM: Arginase family~TIGRFAM: agmatinase~COGs: COG0010 Arginase/agmatinase/formimionoglutamate hydrolase arginase family~InterPro IPR005925:IPR006035~KEGG: tpr:Tpau_1417 agmatinase~PFAM: Ureohydrolase~PRIAM: Agmatinase~SPTR: Agmatinase;~TIGRFAM: Putative agmatinase~manually curated), protein MKIEYPGIVPEEQMPRFSGRPSFMKLPWWGKDMDVSVAVIGVPFDGGTTFQSGARMGPWAIRQASWGLYPYSRVHRISLADARLADAGDLRVVPMSVPDTLMLVEHQLGAFPGGTRFLALGGDHSVTLGLLRDVVRRRGPVGLIHFDAHSDLWDELWGQRYNHATVFRRAWEEGLILPDRTIQVGIRGSLDHPDEDGEADRLGILQVSTDTWLSQGTRTTIHQIRNRVGRGPVYLSVDLDVVDPAYAPGTGTPEAGGPSSHMLLSVLRGLAGLSFVGADVVELAPPLDPTIASGLVAATVAQEALFLLTLAP, encoded by the coding sequence TTGAAGATCGAGTACCCGGGGATCGTTCCGGAGGAGCAGATGCCGCGGTTTAGCGGCCGCCCGTCGTTTATGAAATTGCCGTGGTGGGGCAAGGACATGGATGTATCGGTGGCCGTAATCGGGGTGCCGTTTGACGGAGGCACGACCTTTCAATCCGGGGCGCGTATGGGGCCTTGGGCAATCCGCCAAGCGTCTTGGGGCCTCTATCCTTATAGTCGTGTGCACCGGATTAGCCTGGCGGATGCCCGCTTGGCCGATGCCGGAGATTTGCGGGTGGTTCCCATGTCGGTACCGGATACGCTGATGCTCGTCGAGCACCAACTCGGGGCGTTTCCCGGCGGCACCCGCTTTCTGGCCTTGGGTGGCGACCATTCCGTCACCCTCGGGCTTTTGCGGGATGTGGTCCGGCGACGGGGGCCGGTCGGTCTGATCCATTTTGATGCCCACAGTGATTTGTGGGATGAGTTATGGGGTCAGCGGTATAACCATGCGACGGTATTTCGGCGCGCCTGGGAAGAGGGGCTCATTCTTCCCGATCGGACAATTCAAGTCGGCATTCGTGGAAGTCTTGACCACCCGGATGAAGACGGGGAAGCCGACCGGCTAGGGATTTTACAAGTGAGTACGGACACGTGGCTTTCGCAAGGGACCCGCACGACCATCCATCAGATTAGGAATCGGGTAGGCCGGGGACCGGTTTACCTGTCGGTCGACCTGGATGTGGTTGATCCGGCGTACGCGCCCGGCACCGGAACGCCGGAGGCGGGCGGCCCCTCAAGTCACATGCTCTTGTCGGTATTACGGGGACTGGCGGGGTTGTCTTTCGTGGGCGCGGATGTGGTGGAACTGGCGCCCCCGCTCGATCCCACGATCGCATCCGGCTTGGTGGCGGCGACGGTTGCTCAAGAAGCGTTGTTTTTGTTGACGTTGGCACCATAA
- a CDS encoding Cys/Met metabolism pyridoxal-phosphate-dependent protein (PFAM: Cys/Met metabolism PLP-dependent enzyme~COGs: COG0626 Cystathionine beta-lyase/cystathionine gamma-synthase~InterPro IPR000277~KEGG: tro:trd_0392 methionine gamma-lyase~PFAM: Cys/Met metabolism, pyridoxal phosphate-dependent enzyme~SPTR: Methionine gamma-lyase), producing the protein MANNWSEDTLYVHAGQMRDWPQEVPTAPSIIPSTSYRSADPAVMDAILGGDAPGFTYARHGSPTVAAFTEAVRLLEKGAMAHAYASGMAALDAALYAIRLQAGDHLLVSQDLYGATLNLAEQLWGSAGVIMHALDVTDEEALQEALDRWHPRGVLLESISNPLLKIPDLPRLVEAAHQAGAQVIVDNTFATPALLNPLTWGADLVVHSATKYLGGHGDAMGGVVVGRAEYFDRLHQYAKLRGSVLSPFDAWLLHRGIKTLGLRLARQSANAAQLAAVLADRPEFQQVYYPGLPNHPSHAIAKALMGAKGYGAVVTVELPGGRPQVFSFLSRLRLIGSATTVGDVYTLCLYPRIASHRNQSPEMLRQMGITDGTVRIAVGIEAVDDLVQDILSALQP; encoded by the coding sequence ATGGCCAACAATTGGTCAGAGGATACGCTATACGTCCATGCCGGGCAAATGCGCGACTGGCCGCAAGAAGTTCCGACCGCCCCCAGCATTATTCCCAGCACCAGTTATCGGAGCGCGGATCCGGCCGTTATGGATGCGATTTTAGGGGGAGACGCTCCGGGCTTCACCTATGCTCGGCACGGGAGCCCTACAGTGGCGGCGTTTACCGAGGCCGTTCGGTTATTGGAGAAGGGCGCCATGGCGCACGCCTACGCGTCGGGGATGGCCGCTTTGGATGCCGCTCTCTATGCGATTCGGCTTCAAGCCGGGGATCATTTGCTGGTGAGCCAAGATCTCTATGGGGCGACGCTGAATTTAGCTGAACAGCTATGGGGGTCGGCAGGGGTTATCATGCATGCGTTAGACGTGACGGATGAAGAGGCGCTCCAAGAGGCGCTCGACCGTTGGCATCCTCGCGGGGTATTGCTGGAATCGATTTCCAACCCGCTTTTGAAGATTCCGGATTTACCGCGACTGGTTGAGGCGGCTCATCAGGCCGGCGCCCAGGTAATTGTGGATAATACGTTTGCGACGCCGGCCCTCTTGAATCCGTTAACCTGGGGAGCCGATCTGGTGGTCCACAGCGCGACGAAATATTTGGGCGGCCATGGAGATGCCATGGGAGGCGTGGTGGTCGGTCGGGCCGAATACTTTGATCGACTCCACCAATATGCCAAGTTAAGGGGCAGCGTCTTAAGCCCATTTGACGCGTGGCTTCTCCATCGGGGGATTAAAACGCTGGGATTAAGACTGGCGCGTCAATCGGCTAATGCCGCCCAATTGGCGGCGGTGCTGGCGGACCGGCCGGAATTTCAACAGGTATATTACCCCGGGTTGCCGAACCATCCAAGCCATGCTATCGCCAAAGCGTTAATGGGCGCCAAAGGTTATGGAGCCGTGGTGACCGTGGAGTTACCCGGCGGCCGCCCCCAGGTCTTTTCCTTTTTATCCCGGTTACGCCTAATCGGCTCGGCCACGACAGTGGGTGATGTGTACACCCTCTGCCTATATCCGCGGATAGCTTCCCACCGCAATCAAAGTCCGGAAATGCTGCGGCAAATGGGCATTACGGACGGAACGGTTCGCATTGCGGTAGGGATTGAGGCCGTGGACGATTTAGTGCAAGACATTCTATCTGCGCTACAACCCTAG